One genomic segment of Coraliomargarita parva includes these proteins:
- a CDS encoding FAD-dependent oxidoreductase has product MNSQLKRINHHVDVCVVGGGMTGLIAAVAAARRGSSVLLVHDRPVLGGNASSEIRMWICGAFGANKKETGILEEIQLVNAQRNPDGLYSVWDSVLFEFAYFTPGLTTLLNCSCNDGRVEKGRLASIDAWQLSTQSWHRIEARFFIDCSGDSILAPLSGAETRCGRESREEFGEEIAPIAADLKTMGNTVLLQLEETPSPKPFSPPSWAYRFDDDSNLPSRIGNTFGHNFWWLELGGLKNTIADAEFIHDELIKTAWGTWDYMKNRGPQAEKLTNWRLRWMGALPGKRESRRYIGQHTLTQHDIEAGGNFDDIVAYGGWSMDDHHPAGLYYPGAATIFHPAPSPYGIPLRCLYSRNVPNLFCAGRNISATHCALSSTRVMATCSLLGQAVGTAAALCVAHSIEPNEIAGPCLDRLQEQLMEDDCWLPGRIRPVAAPMNEATLNTVNAACLTDGHERNADGAEHAWSAPLGSDITLEWSAPQYLDCLRLVLDSDLNAPKRMPCTYSIQSQCLVMPKQLIRNFKVEAQCADGIWEVIHEEVDNRRRLVVLPINREVRALRWTGESTWGAAELRVFSIEARARPMPLSQTPPPGQNWNEVVAGIPPADLAEPDHGLEGSGRGTSRFGA; this is encoded by the coding sequence ATGAATTCTCAGCTCAAACGCATTAACCACCATGTAGACGTCTGCGTCGTTGGTGGCGGCATGACAGGACTTATTGCTGCCGTAGCCGCTGCCCGACGCGGTAGTTCCGTGCTTCTCGTCCATGATCGTCCTGTTCTCGGCGGTAACGCTTCCTCTGAAATCCGCATGTGGATATGCGGTGCTTTCGGTGCCAACAAAAAGGAAACGGGTATTTTGGAGGAAATTCAACTGGTCAATGCCCAACGCAATCCGGACGGACTCTATTCGGTTTGGGATTCGGTGCTGTTTGAATTCGCGTATTTTACCCCCGGCCTGACTACCTTGCTGAACTGCTCCTGCAACGACGGACGGGTTGAAAAAGGTCGCTTGGCATCAATCGACGCATGGCAGCTTAGTACGCAAAGCTGGCATCGTATTGAGGCACGGTTCTTTATCGATTGCTCGGGTGACTCGATCCTGGCTCCGCTTAGTGGAGCGGAAACTCGTTGTGGACGCGAAAGCCGAGAAGAATTCGGCGAAGAAATCGCTCCAATAGCAGCTGACCTTAAGACCATGGGCAATACTGTATTGCTTCAGCTTGAGGAGACGCCTAGTCCGAAACCGTTTTCTCCTCCATCCTGGGCATACCGCTTCGACGATGACTCCAACCTTCCCAGTCGTATTGGAAATACTTTCGGACATAATTTTTGGTGGCTCGAACTCGGTGGGTTGAAAAACACCATCGCTGATGCGGAGTTCATTCACGATGAACTCATAAAAACAGCATGGGGCACTTGGGACTACATGAAGAATCGGGGTCCTCAGGCAGAAAAACTCACCAATTGGCGTCTGCGCTGGATGGGGGCACTTCCGGGGAAGCGAGAAAGTCGTCGCTACATCGGACAGCATACCCTGACGCAGCATGATATCGAAGCGGGCGGTAATTTCGACGATATCGTTGCTTACGGCGGCTGGAGTATGGACGATCACCATCCGGCAGGCCTCTACTATCCCGGAGCTGCCACCATTTTTCATCCCGCGCCGTCTCCGTATGGCATTCCGCTGCGCTGCCTCTATTCGCGCAATGTGCCGAATCTATTCTGTGCCGGGCGCAATATCTCGGCCACGCATTGTGCGCTTTCGTCAACTCGTGTGATGGCCACCTGTTCACTGCTCGGTCAGGCAGTTGGAACGGCTGCCGCCCTTTGTGTCGCGCATTCCATCGAACCGAACGAAATTGCAGGCCCATGCCTTGACCGGCTTCAGGAGCAGCTTATGGAGGATGATTGCTGGCTGCCGGGGCGAATCCGCCCTGTCGCGGCTCCGATGAATGAGGCAACGTTAAACACTGTGAATGCCGCATGTCTGACAGATGGCCATGAGCGCAACGCTGATGGTGCGGAGCACGCCTGGAGCGCTCCGCTGGGCAGCGACATTACCCTTGAGTGGAGCGCACCCCAATACCTCGATTGCTTACGCTTGGTTTTAGACAGCGATCTCAATGCCCCCAAGAGGATGCCCTGCACCTATTCGATTCAGTCCCAGTGCTTGGTGATGCCCAAGCAACTCATCCGCAACTTTAAGGTCGAAGCTCAATGCGCTGACGGTATATGGGAAGTCATTCACGAGGAAGTCGATAACCGCCGTCGTCTGGTCGTTCTCCCAATAAACCGGGAAGTCCGTGCCTTGCGTTGGACGGGGGAATCCACTTGGGGGGCCGCTGAGCTACGCGTCTTCAGTATAGAGGCTCGTGCACGGCCTATGCCGCTGAGCCAAACGCCACCTCCCGGCCAAAACTGGAACGAAGTCGTCGCTGGCATCCCCCCCGCTGACCTCGCCGAGCCGGATCATGGTCTTGAAGGCTCCGGACGTGGGACCTCCCGCTTCGGCGCTTAG
- a CDS encoding LamG-like jellyroll fold domain-containing protein — MWLTLCSATLIVKTSVADTLLVYDDFSRTGTLDDASPSYTSDPSRNIWGVNRADYATTDGACLTLDTDNASGAISATMPMYLSSDYFSIFPAVYEISLDVKMTSGSSTGWFGFGYSTNSQSSGQSLSQFSPWVLIRQNGALNLGMLATDYAYTSSSGSYPGDNTYSIKIILDTTQSDWTVCAYVNGSQLDLNEEDVSSFVASYSSTPLGENPTSDRSVFIYANAGIGDIEIDNFCIKQVESPGSPLLVADGFDQIGSLDGESPTYATDTSRNVWNCSDTVNATTDGSSLLLDTDSASGSITAVMPMYLSSAYFGCFPARYEITLDVTVPQGSSSSWLGFGFSSSAFTTSSLDDYAPWVFLRQNGALNVAMAGTDYVYTAASGSYAGGSMHSLKLVLDTTTEYWTVEAYVDGIQLDLNSADSNSMVASYENSALGVNPSDSRAVFIRASQGIGTVVVDNLTIACYQLESNEGAVRMEVGDDFQKIVNTYPAGTTYLIAAGTHRLQSVTPKDGDTFIGENGAIMKGSRVIDSSSAIANGDLYYWTGQNDLSHESAYGGYVEGSADAVYYNSELFVDDVRYTHVDDIDELDESGEWYYDEDNGYIYIYGDPSGHLVEVSVENPAFEPGYARNVTIENLIITQYASCMRLSGSIRGTYSTRLTLRNCTVYNNHSGGATLGGYGFAVNCLFSSNGLSGLLGSDQDEGPIFVSHNKIASNNCIGYSIGEEGGQKICATNGSLIEQNYYYNNGIWNDEGTVADVIRSNLVEVSQDSELGVTRAIYYEVCGSDDEVPGLIAWNTIYNAQETAVFINSSENVMVVENISFGGKAVFRVSDHDREPGLSNLVVFGNYCQASGSAPLQASISSDFGAAVWDKIKYIDYNSYYGDNAFRVLGNDGTFTLWQSYGMDANGSWSSSETPELPDWAIPFEESYYGVLPGTRTAHFRMDESSSSVIDNSAVDGADGALYGWPIFKSDSGMKAGALSFDQTDGSSDYADLGTSLGNTSEMTVSFWMKPDGTISDMIPVSKSPDDTSGAGWAFQLLDDGDVVFRVGSASNCTNVSASAGMYGTNWMHVAGTFSDGTARLYINGELIAETSGITQAIQNSSTSLRLGVPEDETDQSYNGMLDDLQIYSEALSAVEVKSLMNCLGLKDTLMCGYWPFDDVGGESVRDYDYSFNENNGTIQNDPSWVSGTRGYALDFDGSSSYVNIPDDEALLLSDDVTLSAWIYADDVTGHHTIISKGENCALEIYDGKVRMVLTLSDGSYFRAQTVGIEVTTGQLYHLGAVREGDSIRIYVNGAEKSVTYIDTRSSLSIQSNTSDIEIGRYADGSQYFDGVIDEVRIYPMALSSGEVESLWGMIDI, encoded by the coding sequence ATGTGGCTTACCCTGTGCAGCGCCACATTAATTGTTAAAACATCAGTAGCAGACACGCTTCTTGTCTACGATGATTTTAGTCGAACCGGAACCTTGGATGATGCGTCTCCAAGCTATACATCCGATCCTTCGCGAAATATATGGGGTGTGAACCGGGCTGATTACGCGACCACTGACGGAGCCTGTCTAACCTTGGACACCGACAATGCTTCTGGTGCTATTTCCGCTACCATGCCTATGTATTTATCGAGTGACTATTTCTCAATTTTTCCTGCCGTTTATGAAATCTCGCTTGATGTTAAAATGACTTCGGGATCATCCACGGGGTGGTTCGGGTTCGGTTATTCAACGAACTCACAGTCAAGTGGTCAGTCACTCTCTCAATTTTCCCCTTGGGTTTTGATACGTCAAAACGGCGCTCTTAATCTTGGGATGTTAGCCACTGATTATGCCTATACGTCATCATCAGGATCTTATCCGGGAGATAATACATATAGTATCAAGATTATACTGGACACGACGCAAAGTGACTGGACCGTCTGTGCGTATGTTAATGGGAGTCAACTTGATTTGAATGAAGAGGATGTTAGTAGTTTTGTTGCCAGCTATAGTAGCACTCCTCTCGGTGAAAATCCTACAAGTGACCGATCAGTTTTTATTTATGCAAATGCTGGTATTGGAGATATTGAGATTGATAATTTTTGCATTAAGCAAGTTGAATCCCCTGGAAGTCCTTTGTTGGTAGCTGATGGTTTTGATCAAATAGGTAGTCTCGATGGGGAAAGTCCAACCTACGCAACTGATACGTCTCGTAATGTCTGGAATTGTAGCGACACAGTAAATGCGACAACAGACGGTTCGTCCTTGTTGCTTGATACTGATAGTGCCAGTGGCTCTATCACGGCTGTTATGCCGATGTATCTTTCATCTGCTTACTTCGGTTGTTTTCCTGCACGCTACGAGATCACGCTTGATGTCACTGTTCCCCAGGGATCGTCCAGTTCGTGGTTAGGGTTTGGCTTTTCGTCTAGCGCCTTCACCACCAGTAGTTTGGATGACTATGCTCCATGGGTTTTTTTGCGTCAAAACGGTGCGCTTAATGTTGCCATGGCGGGCACTGATTATGTTTACACTGCCGCATCTGGCTCTTATGCTGGAGGTAGTATGCACTCCTTGAAGCTTGTTTTGGATACGACGACAGAATATTGGACTGTCGAGGCCTATGTTGATGGGATCCAGCTCGACTTGAATAGTGCTGATAGTAATAGCATGGTTGCTTCCTACGAGAACTCTGCATTGGGTGTGAATCCCTCTGACAGCCGTGCTGTGTTTATTCGGGCATCTCAAGGCATTGGGACTGTTGTCGTCGATAATCTAACCATTGCTTGCTATCAGTTGGAGTCTAACGAGGGTGCCGTGCGGATGGAAGTGGGGGATGACTTTCAGAAAATCGTAAATACATATCCGGCTGGAACGACATATCTAATTGCCGCTGGCACGCATCGTTTGCAGTCTGTTACTCCTAAAGATGGGGATACTTTTATTGGCGAAAATGGTGCCATCATGAAAGGGTCCCGGGTAATCGATTCAAGCAGCGCAATCGCGAATGGTGATCTCTATTACTGGACTGGGCAAAACGACTTGTCACATGAATCGGCATATGGTGGATATGTCGAAGGATCAGCTGATGCCGTTTATTATAATTCAGAACTGTTTGTCGATGATGTTCGGTATACGCATGTGGATGATATTGATGAATTAGACGAATCTGGCGAATGGTATTATGATGAGGATAATGGATATATTTATATCTATGGAGACCCAAGCGGACACCTTGTTGAAGTATCTGTAGAAAATCCAGCTTTTGAACCGGGTTATGCCAGGAATGTGACCATTGAAAACTTAATAATTACTCAGTATGCTAGTTGTATGCGTCTTTCTGGTTCTATTCGTGGAACGTATAGCACAAGGCTGACTTTGAGGAATTGTACTGTATATAATAATCATTCGGGTGGCGCAACTCTTGGGGGGTATGGGTTCGCTGTTAATTGTCTGTTCTCGTCAAACGGCCTTTCAGGGCTTTTGGGTTCGGATCAAGATGAGGGGCCAATATTTGTCTCCCACAATAAAATTGCATCAAATAATTGCATCGGATACTCCATCGGAGAAGAAGGTGGTCAGAAAATATGTGCGACCAACGGAAGCTTGATAGAGCAAAATTATTATTATAACAATGGGATATGGAACGATGAGGGGACTGTTGCTGATGTCATAAGATCTAATCTTGTTGAGGTTAGCCAAGATTCCGAACTGGGTGTTACGCGCGCAATTTACTACGAAGTATGTGGTAGTGACGATGAGGTGCCGGGCTTGATCGCATGGAATACAATATATAATGCGCAAGAGACGGCTGTATTCATTAATAGCTCTGAAAATGTAATGGTTGTAGAAAATATATCGTTTGGAGGAAAGGCTGTTTTTCGTGTCTCTGACCATGATCGCGAGCCCGGACTGTCGAACCTTGTCGTCTTTGGGAACTACTGCCAAGCCTCTGGTAGTGCCCCTTTGCAAGCTTCGATTTCCTCCGATTTTGGGGCTGCAGTTTGGGATAAAATAAAATATATCGATTATAATAGCTACTATGGCGATAATGCCTTCCGTGTTCTAGGAAACGATGGAACGTTTACTTTGTGGCAAAGCTACGGGATGGACGCAAATGGCAGTTGGAGTTCTTCGGAAACTCCAGAGCTGCCAGACTGGGCGATTCCATTCGAGGAATCTTACTACGGCGTTCTTCCTGGCACTCGAACTGCACATTTTCGTATGGATGAATCGTCTAGCAGCGTCATTGACAATAGTGCTGTGGATGGTGCTGATGGTGCACTTTACGGTTGGCCTATTTTCAAATCCGATAGTGGAATGAAAGCGGGTGCCCTTTCGTTTGATCAAACTGATGGTAGCTCTGATTATGCGGATTTGGGAACTTCTCTCGGCAATACCAGCGAGATGACCGTGTCATTTTGGATGAAGCCAGACGGAACAATATCTGACATGATTCCTGTAAGCAAATCTCCTGATGATACATCAGGAGCCGGTTGGGCGTTCCAGTTACTTGATGATGGTGACGTTGTTTTCCGGGTGGGGAGTGCGAGTAACTGCACCAATGTTTCCGCGTCAGCCGGTATGTATGGAACAAACTGGATGCATGTCGCAGGAACTTTCAGTGATGGAACTGCGCGGCTTTACATTAACGGTGAATTGATAGCTGAAACCAGTGGTATCACGCAAGCGATCCAGAACTCAAGCACTTCACTGAGGTTGGGAGTTCCTGAAGATGAAACGGATCAATCTTACAATGGTATGCTGGATGATCTTCAGATATACTCTGAAGCGCTAAGCGCAGTTGAAGTCAAGAGCCTGATGAATTGCCTTGGATTGAAGGACACATTAATGTGTGGTTATTGGCCGTTTGATGATGTCGGCGGGGAATCGGTTCGTGATTACGATTACAGTTTTAATGAAAACAACGGAACGATTCAAAATGATCCGAGCTGGGTTTCAGGGACGAGAGGTTATGCTTTAGACTTCGACGGTTCCAGCAGTTATGTGAATATACCGGATGATGAAGCATTGTTACTCTCGGATGACGTAACTTTATCTGCATGGATATATGCCGATGACGTTACCGGTCACCACACCATTATTTCCAAAGGCGAAAATTGCGCCCTTGAAATATATGATGGAAAGGTGCGTATGGTTCTGACCTTGAGTGATGGCAGTTATTTCCGTGCACAAACAGTAGGCATCGAGGTAACGACGGGGCAGCTTTATCACCTTGGCGCGGTTCGCGAAGGTGATTCGATTCGCATTTACGTTAATGGTGCAGAGAAATCGGTTACCTATATCGACACGCGTTCCTCGCTATCAATCCAAAGTAACACCAGTGACATTGAGATTGGACGGTATGCTGATGGATCTCAGTATTTCGATGGTGTCATCGACGAGGTTCGTATCTATCCGATGGCTCTCTCATCCGGTGAGGTTGAGTCATTGTGGGGAATGATTGATATATAA
- a CDS encoding glycoside hydrolase family 1 protein — MYDIFSLPDFKFPSDFVWGSATAGHQIEGDNTNAQKYHQEVKRDIKEKSGKACNHYELFREDVDMISDLGHQAYRCSLEWSRIEPTQGEFSQAALEHYKELLVRVKERGMKTFVTLIHFTRPQWHEELGGFNKVENIAPFLRYVEKAVRYLDEFVDYWLVLNEETHLLHGVEIGFNRIRAHAQAYHVIKGITDTPVSSAHLGMHSYPCRYYDELDRTMTLYEDFRINGCVLHAIQHGELIAPLADAQDCPEAKGAMDFWAINHYTRHLVNSRSKSLYSPRFPHKKLRMIDMDFSLEEMFPEGLTSILERFNDGRDVWVTENGCSCADDRFRIVFLALYLSAVNDAIQRGVNLKGYLYWSTMDNYEWGSFIPRFGMVHVDFETFLRTPKPSAYFFKEMIEQNGFSQEILRRYLHEMPSLVQRSSGAPSVSPATIS, encoded by the coding sequence ATGTACGATATATTCAGTCTCCCCGATTTTAAATTTCCCTCAGACTTCGTATGGGGGAGTGCTACGGCCGGTCACCAAATTGAGGGTGATAATACCAATGCCCAGAAATACCATCAAGAGGTCAAACGGGACATTAAGGAAAAATCGGGCAAAGCATGTAACCATTACGAGTTGTTCCGTGAGGATGTGGACATGATTTCCGATCTGGGCCACCAGGCTTATCGTTGTTCCTTGGAATGGTCGCGCATTGAGCCGACCCAAGGCGAGTTCAGCCAGGCGGCGCTTGAACATTATAAAGAGCTTCTTGTTCGAGTGAAAGAGCGCGGAATGAAGACTTTCGTTACTCTTATCCACTTTACCCGGCCTCAATGGCATGAAGAACTGGGCGGGTTCAACAAAGTCGAGAATATTGCGCCTTTCCTCCGCTATGTCGAAAAGGCGGTCCGCTATCTTGATGAGTTTGTCGATTATTGGCTCGTTCTGAATGAAGAAACGCATCTGTTGCACGGAGTCGAGATTGGCTTTAACCGCATTCGTGCGCATGCCCAAGCCTATCATGTGATTAAAGGGATTACCGACACTCCTGTCAGTTCCGCTCACTTGGGAATGCATAGCTATCCCTGTCGCTATTATGATGAACTTGATCGCACGATGACCTTGTATGAGGATTTTCGTATTAACGGATGTGTGCTGCATGCGATCCAGCATGGAGAGCTTATCGCCCCCTTGGCGGATGCGCAGGATTGTCCCGAGGCGAAGGGAGCGATGGACTTCTGGGCCATCAATCACTACACTCGACATCTGGTCAACTCGCGATCCAAGTCCTTGTATTCTCCACGTTTTCCCCACAAGAAGCTCCGCATGATTGACATGGATTTCTCGCTGGAGGAAATGTTTCCAGAGGGTCTTACCTCTATCTTGGAACGCTTCAACGACGGACGCGATGTCTGGGTAACGGAGAACGGTTGTTCCTGTGCGGATGATCGTTTCCGTATCGTGTTTCTTGCGCTGTATCTTTCTGCAGTCAACGACGCCATTCAGCGTGGGGTTAATCTGAAGGGCTACCTCTATTGGTCCACCATGGATAACTATGAGTGGGGCAGCTTTATTCCACGATTCGGCATGGTTCATGTCGATTTTGAGACTTTCCTGCGAACCCCCAAGCCCAGCGCTTATTTCTTCAAGGAAATGATTGAACAAAACGGCTTCTCGCAGGAGATCCTCCGGCGTTATCTCCATGAAATGCCCAGCCTGGTGCAGAGGTCATCAGGCGCGCCTTCCGTTTCTCCTGCGACTATTTCTTGA
- a CDS encoding beta strand repeat-containing protein, translated as MKKHPKVTRSLLATSAIVIAFSSTAQAADYVLRASDGSNASSFTTPYTGTPGGWATIVGGTDVGAPSVGNNYTVTTGVLRTPDGDSTDYTFAGDSLTLNGAGANLYLLGVSGATYTINDFILKEGHILNARGVTTLAGSITLDGTVDIENGSAGDLTIDSSISGSGTINFVASTKKIIVSNLNNSSINVDYSSTGGYLSFTNDTTIGSLSSSTSSGRISFDGSDLQRTLTVNQTTDVTVATQMVGGYLVLGSGSTAALTLTGSNNVVRQATTIEGGTLVVGDGSTGVISGAVAVNTGTLSGSLASGNNFSGSVVIGDGSGTADAILTAGTTDDLTGRLAIAGNLNLGSDSELVFDLLTSAGVLDSDLVVVGSGSGTTTITGSASLLFVASGDNSGLTVGQIFTVIDGGTINGYFSNLADGGTISSNGVTMLAAYSGGDLTLEVTAIPEPSAYAMALALAVCGLVIVRRRKAS; from the coding sequence ATGAAAAAACACCCCAAGGTAACTCGTTCGCTTCTGGCGACTTCTGCGATTGTGATCGCATTCTCCTCCACGGCTCAGGCCGCTGACTATGTTTTGCGGGCCTCTGATGGCAGTAACGCTTCCAGTTTTACGACCCCCTATACCGGCACACCCGGCGGTTGGGCAACAATAGTCGGCGGCACCGATGTCGGCGCGCCTTCGGTTGGTAATAACTATACGGTTACGACAGGTGTCTTACGCACGCCTGATGGTGATTCCACAGACTACACTTTTGCGGGGGATTCGCTGACCTTGAATGGGGCAGGTGCCAATCTCTATCTCTTGGGAGTGAGTGGTGCCACTTACACCATTAATGATTTTATACTGAAAGAAGGGCACATCCTGAATGCCCGTGGTGTGACCACATTGGCCGGAAGTATCACTCTGGATGGCACGGTTGATATTGAGAACGGATCGGCTGGTGATTTGACGATTGATTCCTCGATCAGCGGTAGCGGCACGATCAATTTCGTTGCGTCTACTAAGAAGATTATCGTTTCCAATTTAAATAACTCGTCGATTAATGTCGATTACAGCAGCACCGGTGGGTATCTAAGTTTTACGAATGACACGACGATCGGCTCTCTGAGCAGCAGTACCAGTTCAGGTCGTATTTCGTTCGACGGTTCCGATTTGCAGAGGACCCTCACCGTCAATCAGACGACTGATGTCACAGTTGCCACCCAAATGGTCGGTGGTTATCTGGTGCTGGGAAGTGGATCGACCGCCGCGCTGACCCTGACCGGGAGTAATAACGTTGTTCGCCAAGCGACGACGATTGAAGGCGGCACGCTCGTCGTCGGGGACGGCTCCACGGGTGTCATCAGTGGTGCAGTGGCGGTTAACACCGGTACGCTGAGCGGTTCGCTCGCCTCGGGCAACAACTTCTCCGGCAGTGTCGTTATCGGTGACGGTTCCGGCACTGCAGATGCCATTCTGACGGCAGGAACTACGGACGATCTGACTGGGCGTTTGGCCATCGCGGGTAACTTGAATCTCGGTTCCGACTCAGAGCTGGTCTTCGACCTTTTGACCTCAGCCGGTGTGCTTGATTCCGACTTGGTTGTTGTGGGTAGCGGTTCGGGCACGACTACGATTACGGGCAGCGCTAGTCTGCTCTTTGTTGCCAGTGGTGATAATTCGGGTCTGACCGTCGGGCAAATCTTCACGGTAATCGACGGTGGCACGATCAACGGCTACTTCTCGAATCTTGCCGATGGCGGGACCATTTCCAGCAATGGCGTCACCATGCTTGCGGCTTACTCCGGTGGGGACCTGACCCTTGAAGTCACGGCCATTCCGGAGCCTTCCGCCTATGCGATGGCACTGGCTTTGGCTGTGTGCGGGTTGGTCATTGTGCGTCGTCGAAAGGCCTCCTGA
- a CDS encoding LacI family DNA-binding transcriptional regulator: MVKANSFCNFYNFSLFTSLLICYGNSMRRISLKDLAEKAGVSTMTVSRALRNAPGILPETRERILQIAHEYGYQTDPNLQKMMGYMRKVRIHSRTETIAWIWPDSRLKDATTNVTLRQMIKGAENRAEELGFKLDQFSLKEPDMTVKRLVSILKNRGIHCLIIAPVYSFAHGQFDFPWDNYATTIIGLGLWKPNLHRVHFDHYSSMVLMMNKLKQMKRRRIAHIMAPVLDERMYHAWSAAFLTHHPLELKEATSMLIEENERTRERLLKKIKELQLDTLILQPKEADNLLKDPRSPRNMLYVTLWHSDQYPHIAGIDQNELLQGAYAIDMISSQFQRGERGIPEFPKKVLSQGFWRDAKAN, from the coding sequence ATGGTTAAAGCTAACAGTTTTTGTAATTTCTATAATTTCAGCCTGTTCACAAGCCTTTTGATATGTTACGGTAACTCCATGAGGCGGATTTCCCTAAAAGACTTAGCCGAGAAGGCAGGAGTCTCCACCATGACAGTCTCCCGAGCACTGCGAAATGCACCCGGCATCTTACCCGAGACCCGGGAACGCATTCTGCAAATCGCTCACGAGTATGGCTACCAAACCGATCCCAATCTTCAGAAGATGATGGGCTACATGCGCAAAGTGCGCATTCATTCGCGAACGGAAACCATCGCCTGGATCTGGCCGGACAGCAGGCTTAAGGACGCCACGACGAATGTCACACTTCGGCAGATGATCAAGGGAGCCGAAAACAGAGCTGAAGAGCTTGGCTTCAAACTGGACCAGTTTTCCCTTAAAGAACCCGACATGACAGTGAAGCGTCTGGTTTCCATACTCAAAAACCGGGGAATCCACTGTCTCATTATCGCCCCCGTTTACAGCTTCGCCCACGGACAATTCGATTTTCCATGGGATAATTATGCCACCACGATTATCGGACTCGGACTCTGGAAACCCAACCTGCATCGCGTCCATTTCGATCACTACTCTTCGATGGTGCTTATGATGAACAAGCTCAAGCAAATGAAACGCAGAAGAATTGCCCACATCATGGCTCCAGTACTGGACGAACGGATGTATCATGCTTGGTCTGCAGCGTTCCTCACTCACCACCCTCTCGAACTAAAAGAAGCCACTTCGATGCTCATCGAAGAGAATGAACGCACACGAGAAAGACTCTTAAAAAAGATTAAAGAACTCCAATTAGACACGCTCATCCTTCAACCAAAGGAAGCAGATAACTTATTGAAAGACCCTCGATCTCCCCGCAACATGCTCTACGTCACCTTGTGGCATTCCGATCAATATCCCCATATCGCCGGCATCGATCAAAATGAACTCCTTCAGGGCGCCTACGCGATCGACATGATCAGCTCGCAATTCCAACGAGGCGAACGCGGCATCCCCGAATTCCCCAAAAAGGTGCTTAGCCAAGGATTCTGGCGGGATGCAAAAGCAAACTGA